A section of the Saccharopolyspora gregorii genome encodes:
- a CDS encoding serine/threonine-protein kinase — MQPLLAGEPNRVGDYRLLARIGGGAMGAVYLARSRGGRGVAIKIVRPELADDGEFRERFRREVEMARSVGGFWTATVIDADTEADQPWLATEYVPGPTLHRAVADHGPLPEQTVRSLAAGLAEALGAIHRAGLVHRDLKPGNVLLGPDGPRVIDFGISRAMSSSALTATGIFLGTPGFFSPEQTVGTDVGPPSDVFSLGAVLMFAATGAGPFGNENTAAMLYRVVHNEPDLDALPPGLRPLIGGCLAKDPAARPTPGQLLDQVGEASPQNDSWLPAEITAVITEHTSQLKQASEAPSAPPAAPPRPTRQRGGGDWSAAPAAPAKPIIPARPKPTAQQPEAGRGTAAPARIAPSRPAVPVDRVRADGPGPVFTTGGRLGALVSAALMFGLIHLVLRIGPTADDELWALTSFGMLLLTISGALSLAKALLPGLRLKVNAEGLRISRSPLLTREIPWSHVSRVAVVGTGKGQSVTVWTRPGSPALRWRIWNPTRPYHGGVRVYPVGSAGGPLTRRQEGRRIRQALQQYARGTYDNRMV, encoded by the coding sequence GTGCAGCCGCTGCTGGCCGGCGAACCGAACAGGGTCGGGGACTACCGGCTGCTCGCCAGGATCGGCGGCGGCGCGATGGGCGCCGTGTACCTGGCCCGGTCCCGCGGCGGCCGCGGCGTCGCGATCAAGATCGTCCGCCCCGAACTCGCCGACGACGGCGAGTTCCGCGAGCGGTTCCGCCGCGAAGTCGAGATGGCCCGCTCCGTCGGCGGCTTCTGGACCGCCACCGTCATCGACGCCGACACCGAAGCCGACCAGCCGTGGCTGGCCACCGAGTACGTGCCCGGCCCCACCCTGCACCGGGCCGTCGCCGACCACGGACCGCTGCCCGAGCAGACCGTGCGCTCCCTCGCCGCCGGGCTCGCCGAAGCGCTCGGCGCCATCCACCGCGCCGGACTCGTGCACCGCGACCTCAAACCCGGCAACGTGCTGCTCGGTCCGGACGGCCCGCGGGTCATCGACTTCGGCATCTCCCGCGCCATGAGCAGCAGCGCGCTCACCGCCACCGGCATCTTCCTCGGCACCCCCGGCTTCTTCTCCCCCGAGCAGACCGTCGGCACCGACGTCGGACCGCCCAGCGACGTGTTCTCCCTCGGCGCGGTGCTCATGTTCGCCGCCACCGGCGCCGGACCGTTCGGCAACGAGAACACCGCCGCCATGCTGTACCGGGTCGTGCACAACGAACCGGACCTCGACGCGCTGCCTCCCGGGCTGCGGCCGCTCATCGGCGGCTGCCTCGCCAAGGACCCCGCCGCGCGGCCCACCCCCGGGCAGCTGCTCGACCAGGTCGGCGAGGCCTCCCCGCAGAACGACAGCTGGCTGCCCGCCGAGATCACCGCCGTCATCACCGAGCACACCTCGCAGCTCAAGCAGGCCTCCGAAGCACCATCGGCCCCGCCCGCCGCACCGCCCCGGCCCACCCGGCAGCGCGGTGGCGGCGACTGGTCCGCGGCCCCCGCCGCACCGGCGAAACCGATCATCCCGGCCCGGCCGAAGCCGACCGCGCAGCAGCCCGAAGCGGGCCGGGGCACCGCCGCCCCCGCGCGCATCGCGCCGTCCCGGCCCGCCGTGCCGGTCGACCGGGTGCGCGCCGACGGGCCGGGGCCGGTGTTCACCACCGGCGGGCGGCTCGGCGCGCTCGTCTCCGCCGCCCTCATGTTCGGGCTGATCCACCTGGTGCTGCGGATCGGCCCGACCGCGGACGACGAGCTGTGGGCGCTGACCAGCTTCGGCATGCTGCTGCTGACCATCAGCGGGGCGTTGTCCCTGGCCAAGGCGCTGCTGCCCGGACTGCGGCTCAAGGTCAACGCCGAAGGGCTGCGGATCTCCCGCTCCCCGCTGCTGACCCGCGAGATCCCGTGGAGCCACGTCAGCCGCGTCGCCGTCGTCGGCACCGGCAAGGGCCAGTCGGTCACCGTGTGGACGCGCCCCGGCAGCCCCGCCCTCCGCTGGCGGATCTGGAACCCGACCCGGCCGTACCACGGCGGCGTGCGCGTGTACCCGGTCGGCTCCGCGGGCGGGCCCCTCACCCGCAGGCAGGAAGGCCGCCGGA
- a CDS encoding sugar ABC transporter ATP-binding protein has product MSQSLQSGSDDAGSVQAPAVVRLSGVGKRFPGVVAVSDVDLEVLAGEVHVLAGENGAGKSTLMKLVAQVEPPSSGRIEVDGRRVSYQGPASARRLGISMVHQEFALAPDLSVAENLFIGHEPGSGGLISRAAERRAARDLLARVGLDVDPGRRVGRLSTAEQQRVELAKALAVDAKVLILDEPTATLTERETAELFGIVRELTAQGIGVLYISHRLDEIFEIGDRVTVLRDGAVVATRPVAELDESRLVTLMVGRDVQNLYPRTYSTPGDVRLRVRGLSRGDAVRDASFEVRAGEIVGMAGLVGAGRTELARSVFGAEPPDAGEVSLDGAKLKIRGPADAIAAGIGYLTESRKADGLALQLGVDKNITLAKLPMASGLIDLGAERRIAERERDRLRIRVPWVGRPVQALSGGNQQKVVLARWLQTEAEVLFFDEPGRGMDVGAKSEMFSQLDSLAAQGKAIVLISSYLPELLNMCDRILVLREGRITGEVERADFSEERIVALATGAKEGQ; this is encoded by the coding sequence GTGTCGCAATCCTTGCAGTCCGGTTCGGATGATGCGGGATCGGTGCAAGCACCGGCGGTGGTCCGGCTTTCCGGGGTGGGCAAACGATTTCCCGGGGTCGTCGCGGTGTCCGATGTGGACTTGGAAGTGCTGGCCGGTGAGGTCCACGTGCTGGCCGGCGAGAACGGCGCGGGCAAGTCGACGTTGATGAAGCTCGTCGCGCAGGTGGAGCCGCCGAGCTCCGGCCGCATCGAGGTCGACGGCCGCCGGGTGAGCTACCAGGGGCCCGCGTCGGCGCGGCGGCTGGGCATCTCGATGGTGCACCAGGAATTCGCCCTCGCCCCGGACCTGTCGGTGGCGGAGAACCTGTTCATCGGGCACGAACCCGGCAGCGGCGGCCTCATCTCGCGCGCCGCGGAGCGCCGGGCGGCCCGCGACCTGCTCGCCCGGGTGGGCCTGGACGTCGACCCGGGGCGCCGCGTCGGCCGCCTGTCCACCGCCGAGCAGCAGCGGGTGGAGCTGGCGAAGGCGCTCGCCGTGGACGCGAAGGTGCTCATCCTCGACGAGCCGACCGCCACCCTGACCGAGCGGGAGACCGCGGAGCTGTTCGGCATCGTCCGCGAGCTCACCGCGCAGGGCATCGGCGTGCTCTACATCTCGCACCGGCTGGACGAGATCTTCGAGATCGGCGACCGGGTCACGGTGCTGCGCGACGGCGCCGTCGTCGCCACCCGGCCGGTCGCCGAGCTCGACGAGTCGCGGCTGGTGACGCTGATGGTGGGCCGCGACGTGCAGAACCTGTACCCGCGCACCTACAGCACCCCCGGCGACGTGCGGTTGCGGGTGCGCGGGCTCAGCCGCGGCGACGCGGTGCGGGACGCGAGCTTCGAGGTGCGGGCCGGGGAGATCGTCGGCATGGCCGGGCTGGTCGGCGCGGGCCGCACCGAACTGGCCCGCTCGGTGTTCGGCGCCGAACCGCCCGACGCGGGCGAGGTGTCGCTGGACGGGGCGAAGCTGAAGATCCGCGGCCCGGCGGACGCGATCGCCGCGGGCATCGGCTACCTCACCGAGAGCCGCAAGGCCGACGGGCTGGCGCTGCAGCTGGGCGTGGACAAGAACATCACGCTGGCGAAGCTGCCGATGGCCTCCGGCCTGATCGACCTGGGCGCCGAGCGGCGCATCGCCGAGCGGGAGCGCGACCGGCTGCGGATCCGGGTGCCGTGGGTCGGCAGGCCGGTGCAGGCGCTCTCCGGCGGCAACCAGCAGAAGGTGGTGCTGGCGCGCTGGTTGCAGACCGAAGCGGAGGTGCTGTTCTTCGACGAGCCGGGCCGCGGCATGGACGTGGGCGCGAAGTCGGAGATGTTCAGCCAGCTGGATTCGCTGGCCGCGCAGGGCAAGGCGATCGTGCTGATCTCCAGCTACCTGCCGGAGCTGCTGAACATGTGCGATCGGATCCTCGTGCTGCGCGAGGGCCGGATCACGGGTGAGGTCGAGCGCGCGGACTTCTCCGAGGAACGGATCGTCGCGCTCGCGACCGGAGCGAAGGAGGGCCAGTGA